In Halobaculum limi, one DNA window encodes the following:
- a CDS encoding phosphotransferase family protein, with translation MDDALQFALDAAAPGREVRDVTTTGPSWNDANETVRVTFADGDDPSAVFCKVALDGDGSRIARERTALAAVGAADRVPVPRVVAVDSDASVPYLLTMPVDGETLLDRGADADAASRRDLARRVGRALADLHGLYADSLDTHGEVRGVIRDGDGRVSGVDVRPEPWTDLLLERIEWIRTASPSDRFDDHFDRVAEIVAANRDRLDDAPATLCHFDLAKPNCFVVDGGDDEPRVGVLDWERACVGDPVRDLVRGLEQGFEPMRSDDESGLGDAFLDGYRERAGGLPDGYEEREPIYRAVRHLGVSGYFENCLQFVDVDREAFADWTETELDRRLARV, from the coding sequence ATGGACGACGCCCTCCAATTCGCCCTCGACGCCGCCGCTCCCGGCCGGGAAGTCCGGGACGTCACCACCACCGGGCCGTCGTGGAACGACGCCAACGAGACGGTTCGGGTGACCTTCGCCGACGGCGACGACCCGAGCGCGGTGTTCTGTAAGGTCGCCCTCGACGGCGACGGGAGCCGAATCGCTCGCGAGCGGACGGCACTCGCGGCCGTCGGCGCGGCCGACCGCGTCCCCGTCCCGCGCGTCGTCGCCGTCGACTCGGACGCGTCGGTTCCGTACCTCCTGACGATGCCTGTCGATGGCGAGACGCTGTTGGACCGCGGCGCGGACGCCGACGCCGCAAGCCGACGCGACCTGGCTCGCAGAGTCGGACGAGCGCTCGCCGACCTCCACGGTTTGTACGCCGACTCGCTGGACACCCACGGAGAGGTACGCGGCGTGATCCGCGACGGCGACGGGCGTGTATCTGGGGTCGACGTTCGACCCGAACCGTGGACTGACCTGCTCCTCGAACGGATCGAGTGGATACGGACGGCCTCGCCCTCCGACCGATTCGACGACCACTTCGACCGCGTCGCAGAGATTGTGGCTGCGAACCGCGACCGTCTCGACGACGCGCCAGCGACCCTCTGTCACTTCGACCTCGCGAAGCCGAACTGCTTCGTCGTGGACGGTGGGGACGATGAACCACGCGTAGGGGTGCTCGACTGGGAACGCGCGTGCGTGGGTGATCCGGTCCGAGACCTCGTTCGAGGACTCGAACAGGGGTTCGAGCCGATGCGCAGCGACGACGAATCGGGGCTGGGCGACGCGTTCCTCGACGGCTATCGGGAGCGTGCTGGCGGCCTTCCGGACGGCTACGAGGAGCGTGAGCCGATCTATCGAGCCGTCCGTCATCTCGGCGTCTCGGGCTACTTCGAGAACTGTCTCCAGTTCGTCGACGTGGACCGCGAGGCGTTCGCAGACTGGACGGAGACCGAACTCGACCGTCGACTCGCTCGGGTCTGA
- a CDS encoding creatininase family protein, producing MRLLHEETTTSAGEAFDDEVEVAILPTGSVEQHGPALPLGTDFLAAEAVARGVDRDDAVVLPTVPVGVSAHHRQFDGTLWAEPETFEDYVGEICASVASHGVRKLVICNGHGGNSDALQRAARRLRGDHIAYAAPWNWWSSLDGLDEDLFDQSGIGHADAMETSMVAHVASELVREGLLADAEASAADSWGKTVHGAEVGFDTADFSESGAVGAPTQGTAEKGQKLFAQATSELDALVGWLADQPFDALTPEPHR from the coding sequence ATGCGACTCTTACACGAGGAGACGACGACGAGCGCTGGCGAGGCGTTCGACGACGAGGTGGAGGTGGCCATCCTGCCGACGGGGTCGGTCGAACAGCACGGTCCCGCGCTCCCACTCGGAACGGACTTTCTCGCCGCCGAGGCCGTCGCTCGCGGCGTCGACCGCGACGACGCGGTCGTCCTCCCGACGGTTCCGGTCGGCGTCTCCGCACACCACCGACAGTTCGATGGGACGCTGTGGGCCGAACCGGAGACGTTCGAGGACTACGTCGGCGAAATCTGCGCGTCCGTCGCCAGCCACGGCGTCAGAAAACTGGTGATCTGTAACGGCCACGGCGGCAACAGCGACGCGTTACAGCGGGCGGCCCGGCGACTCCGCGGCGACCACATCGCGTACGCCGCGCCCTGGAACTGGTGGTCGAGTCTCGACGGCCTCGACGAGGACCTGTTCGACCAGTCGGGCATCGGCCACGCGGACGCGATGGAGACGAGTATGGTCGCACACGTCGCCAGCGAGTTGGTCCGCGAGGGACTGCTCGCCGACGCGGAAGCCAGCGCGGCCGATTCGTGGGGCAAGACCGTCCACGGCGCGGAGGTCGGCTTCGACACCGCCGACTTCTCGGAGTCGGGCGCGGTCGGCGCACCGACACAGGGGACCGCCGAGAAGGGACAGAAACTGTTCGCGCAGGCGACGAGCGAACTCGACGCACTCGTCGGGTGGCTGGCCGACCAGCCGTTCGACGCGCTGACGCCGGAGCCACACCGCTGA
- a CDS encoding DUF429 domain-containing protein has translation MSSNFQADTVYGVDFSAAANSAGASTWVARCVQDGEELVVNKLASASEYLDIDSNDRSDVLPALADHLGSGTESTVAGLDFPFSLPEWVLSQSNGWREFVQATPDQWGILEQVDEPKDLFYRLNAQAEETKNPQRRATDDEHKGQNPAGWRIKTQTYYGISILLRRLIEFDQVAVPPVLTHQNPRLTVLETYPASVFDDLEDATRTGYKKGQRRHVEARQQNVEALQEAGVRFADQTARDCAVATDDALDAVAAAYAAHRNYPEALTEEYDQQARLEAQIFA, from the coding sequence ATGTCCAGCAATTTCCAAGCAGATACCGTCTACGGCGTCGACTTCAGCGCCGCCGCCAACAGCGCCGGTGCCTCGACGTGGGTGGCGCGGTGCGTGCAAGATGGTGAAGAGCTTGTTGTGAACAAACTCGCCTCCGCCTCAGAATATCTCGATATAGACTCGAACGATCGTAGTGATGTCTTGCCAGCACTCGCGGATCATCTTGGGAGTGGCACTGAATCAACGGTGGCTGGACTCGACTTCCCATTTAGTCTACCAGAGTGGGTTCTCAGTCAATCAAACGGTTGGCGCGAATTCGTACAAGCGACTCCCGATCAGTGGGGCATTCTTGAACAAGTGGACGAGCCCAAAGATTTGTTCTATCGCCTGAACGCTCAGGCAGAGGAAACGAAAAACCCCCAGCGGAGAGCGACCGATGATGAACATAAGGGACAAAACCCAGCTGGTTGGCGAATCAAGACGCAGACGTACTACGGCATCTCAATTCTCCTCCGGCGTCTCATCGAATTTGATCAGGTTGCTGTCCCTCCAGTCCTCACCCACCAGAACCCGCGGCTCACCGTCCTCGAAACGTACCCCGCCTCGGTGTTCGACGACCTCGAAGACGCGACGCGAACCGGCTACAAGAAGGGCCAGCGCCGCCACGTCGAGGCCCGTCAGCAGAACGTCGAGGCATTGCAGGAGGCGGGCGTCCGATTCGCAGACCAGACCGCCCGCGACTGCGCCGTCGCCACCGACGACGCACTCGACGCCGTCGCGGCGGCGTACGCGGCACATCGGAACTATCCCGAGGCGCTGACGGAGGAGTACGACCAGCAAGCGCGACTGGAAGCGCAAATCTTCGCCTGA
- a CDS encoding Hsp20/alpha crystallin family protein: MPEGDQFPEGANRLKDVGESAVNTVMDRVGRGIAKVQEKSPLAYDLLESEDAYLVVFDAPGAERSDVQVRFNEGAVEIRIDRFRDFHEGFEMRFPGRGLALDGRAKLPAEAAVDPEGATSTLTEQGTLRVRVPKTKGSTVAVTDGEEEEPEAEDDPVTLDLSDDEEDGNEDAADAESDTAEDADTDEA; encoded by the coding sequence ATGCCCGAAGGAGACCAGTTCCCCGAGGGTGCGAACCGCCTGAAAGACGTCGGCGAGTCCGCCGTCAACACCGTGATGGACCGCGTCGGCCGCGGCATCGCGAAGGTACAGGAGAAGTCGCCGCTCGCGTACGACCTGCTCGAATCCGAGGACGCCTACCTCGTCGTCTTCGACGCGCCGGGCGCGGAGCGAAGCGACGTGCAGGTCCGATTCAACGAGGGCGCGGTCGAGATTCGGATCGACCGCTTCCGTGACTTCCACGAGGGCTTCGAGATGCGCTTCCCCGGTCGCGGCCTCGCTCTCGACGGCCGCGCGAAACTCCCGGCGGAGGCCGCCGTCGACCCCGAAGGTGCGACCTCCACGCTGACCGAACAGGGGACGCTCCGCGTTCGCGTCCCGAAGACGAAGGGCAGTACCGTTGCCGTCACCGATGGAGAAGAGGAGGAACCCGAAGCAGAGGACGACCCCGTCACTCTCGACCTGAGCGACGACGAGGAGGACGGAAACGAAGACGCCGCAGACGCCGAGTCGGACACGGCTGAGGACGCCGACACCGACGAAGCGTAA
- a CDS encoding NUDIX hydrolase, translating to MDFERVRHHAPVRVTDAERRAAVLAAVIDRGGDPHVLFTKRAEHLGSHPGQMSFPGGGVESHDEDLVATALREANEEIGLLPEEADVVGRLDDIQTVSEYAVTPFVGTAPDREYVPSDDEVAEIAILPISELTARENYESERRDHPHYGDIRLHFFHVDGYTVWGATGRMLVQLLELLTDWEMPAEVDRVVDPDADLPV from the coding sequence ATGGACTTCGAGCGCGTCCGTCACCACGCCCCCGTCCGCGTGACGGACGCCGAGCGACGGGCGGCGGTGCTCGCGGCGGTCATCGACCGCGGTGGGGACCCCCACGTCCTGTTCACCAAGCGCGCCGAACACCTCGGGAGTCACCCCGGACAGATGAGTTTCCCCGGCGGTGGCGTCGAGTCACACGACGAGGACCTCGTGGCGACGGCGCTGCGAGAGGCCAACGAAGAGATCGGACTCCTCCCCGAGGAGGCCGACGTCGTCGGCCGCCTCGACGACATCCAGACCGTCTCCGAGTACGCCGTCACGCCGTTCGTCGGCACCGCACCCGACCGCGAGTACGTCCCCAGCGACGACGAAGTCGCAGAGATAGCGATCCTCCCCATTTCGGAACTCACCGCACGCGAGAACTACGAGTCCGAGCGCCGCGACCACCCGCACTACGGCGACATCCGCTTGCACTTCTTCCACGTCGACGGCTACACCGTCTGGGGCGCGACCGGGCGGATGCTCGTCCAACTGCTGGAACTGCTGACCGACTGGGAGATGCCCGCAGAGGTCGACCGCGTCGTCGACCCCGACGCCGACCTCCCAGTGTGA
- a CDS encoding DUF7559 family protein gives MPATMEVKCTSADCELDMFENHYTYDIADDHTVADLSCPLCGGTDCLEEIEL, from the coding sequence ATGCCGGCCACGATGGAAGTCAAATGTACCAGCGCGGACTGCGAACTCGATATGTTCGAAAACCACTACACGTACGACATCGCCGACGACCACACGGTCGCGGACCTGTCGTGCCCGTTGTGTGGAGGGACCGACTGCCTCGAAGAGATCGAACTGTAA
- a CDS encoding carbohydrate ABC transporter permease: MSNAEGRLARAVGNALAHPVAVYRLLFFVAIGFFLVFAVFPFYWLLVVAVTPDGVAPELVPEAVTATNFLAVAGSGFLRYVFNSLVIATGTTVAVVAIASLAGYVFGRLEFPGKRVLLLVTLCVAYFPPVAFVIPLFRLLSGALSVSVFGRTLTSPELYNTPAGPGIPLTGLTMPLAIFVLTTFFAQIPDTLEDAARVEGTTRVGALVRVILPLSRPGVATAAVLTFLQVYNEFFFSLLLTNGDPQNWAPIVPPLRGLAVANASFAAAAAMTALVPVVLLLALADDHIVAGLTAGYR, translated from the coding sequence ATGTCGAACGCCGAGGGACGACTCGCCCGGGCGGTGGGTAATGCCCTCGCTCATCCTGTGGCCGTCTATCGCCTCCTCTTCTTCGTCGCCATCGGCTTCTTCCTCGTGTTCGCCGTATTTCCCTTCTACTGGCTGTTGGTCGTAGCCGTGACGCCAGACGGAGTGGCACCCGAACTCGTCCCCGAGGCAGTGACGGCCACGAACTTCCTCGCCGTCGCCGGGTCGGGGTTCCTGCGGTACGTGTTCAACAGTCTCGTCATCGCAACGGGAACGACCGTCGCCGTCGTCGCAATCGCCAGCCTCGCGGGCTACGTGTTCGGCCGACTGGAATTCCCCGGCAAGCGCGTGTTACTCCTCGTCACGCTGTGTGTCGCGTACTTCCCGCCGGTCGCGTTCGTCATCCCGCTGTTTCGGTTGCTCTCGGGAGCGCTGTCCGTCTCCGTGTTCGGCCGCACGCTGACGAGTCCGGAACTGTACAACACACCTGCCGGGCCGGGGATTCCCCTGACCGGGCTGACGATGCCGCTCGCCATCTTCGTGCTCACGACGTTCTTCGCGCAGATACCCGACACGCTTGAAGACGCCGCGCGCGTCGAGGGGACGACTCGCGTCGGCGCACTCGTCCGGGTCATCCTCCCGTTGTCGCGACCGGGCGTCGCGACGGCCGCCGTGCTCACGTTCCTGCAGGTGTACAACGAGTTCTTCTTCTCGCTGTTGCTCACGAACGGCGATCCGCAAAACTGGGCACCCATCGTCCCACCGCTGCGCGGCCTCGCCGTCGCGAACGCCTCGTTCGCTGCCGCGGCCGCGATGACGGCGCTCGTTCCCGTCGTCCTCCTGTTGGCGCTCGCGGACGACCACATCGTCGCGGGATTGACGGCTGGGTATCGGTAG
- a CDS encoding DUF3311 domain-containing protein, producing the protein MSRTRTDALWILAFATLVALAIPWFLWGDARIVAGLPVWLWWHIGWMAVASVVFYAFTRGAWDRGIDAEVIRRG; encoded by the coding sequence ATGTCCCGTACTCGAACGGACGCCCTCTGGATACTCGCGTTCGCGACGCTGGTCGCACTCGCGATACCGTGGTTCCTGTGGGGTGACGCACGCATCGTCGCCGGGCTTCCGGTGTGGCTGTGGTGGCACATCGGCTGGATGGCGGTGGCGAGCGTCGTCTTCTACGCGTTCACGCGCGGTGCGTGGGACCGCGGCATCGACGCGGAGGTGATCCGTCGTGGCTGA
- a CDS encoding DUF7388 family protein, with product MTLSTSHADSVAARTGLDGVALKPTECDVTVAADLPFEVVCLDYEGREALPDADTLQALAGHVDLRVTTPVRADGFDPRGDDSLVSTLPDAAKRVLVAGHGAYLTDDERRRAIAPRLGDAVRAVRAAGSEPWVGTEGIERVALAAGGVQYDLLSRTTDRDLRALRAAGFDGETAVYAPVVPVDDEDAVLDAVGAYTARRKPVREALPEDAETDSAATGRAREVLSKAVRDFALVGDPDTVGERVADLHEAGADYVVGYPAAGVDTLR from the coding sequence ATGACACTCTCCACATCCCACGCAGACAGCGTCGCCGCCCGAACAGGTCTCGACGGAGTCGCCCTCAAGCCGACCGAGTGCGACGTCACCGTCGCCGCGGACCTCCCGTTCGAGGTGGTGTGCCTCGACTACGAGGGACGCGAGGCACTCCCCGACGCAGACACGCTCCAGGCCCTCGCCGGGCACGTGGACCTCCGCGTGACGACCCCCGTCCGTGCCGACGGCTTCGACCCCCGCGGCGACGACTCGCTGGTGTCGACGCTTCCCGACGCCGCAAAGCGCGTCCTCGTCGCGGGCCACGGGGCGTACCTCACCGACGACGAGCGCCGGCGAGCGATCGCTCCCCGACTCGGTGACGCCGTCCGCGCGGTTCGCGCGGCGGGCAGTGAGCCGTGGGTCGGCACCGAGGGCATCGAACGCGTTGCACTCGCGGCGGGCGGCGTCCAGTACGATCTGCTGTCGCGGACGACCGATCGCGACCTCCGAGCGTTGCGTGCAGCGGGGTTCGACGGCGAGACTGCCGTCTACGCGCCGGTCGTCCCCGTCGACGACGAGGACGCCGTCCTCGACGCCGTGGGCGCGTACACTGCGCGGCGCAAGCCCGTCCGCGAGGCGCTTCCCGAGGACGCCGAAACGGATTCGGCGGCGACGGGGCGTGCTCGCGAAGTGCTCTCGAAGGCCGTCCGCGACTTCGCGCTCGTCGGCGACCCGGACACCGTCGGCGAGCGTGTGGCCGATCTTCACGAGGCAGGGGCAGACTACGTCGTCGGGTATCCGGCGGCTGGGGTCGACACGCTGCGGTAA
- a CDS encoding sodium:solute symporter family protein: protein MAELGTSLGIVVGYLLITLAVGLVAYRLTDRSAEDYYLASRSVGTVVLLFTTFATLLSAFTFFGGPNLAFSAGPEWILVMGLMDGILFALLWYVIGYKQWLVGKANGYVTLGEMLGDRFGSPGLRGVVAGVSLLWLFPYVMLQQIGAGQALVGLTDGVVPYWAGAAMITVFMVAYVVLSGLRGVAWTDTLQGVFMLGVVWLAVGWVATSAGGVSALTAGMAQSNPEFASLGGGLYSPQWMIAQAVVIAFGVAAFPQVNQRFFMANHAETLKRSFALWPVLVLLLFVPAFLLGSWAVGLGISVPDGSNVLPILLNEYTPAWFAALVIAGALAAMMSSSDSMLLSGSSYFTRDLYRPLAGFFGDDPTDAREGWVARIGVALFAFSTFLASLVVGGGGGLDALVTLGDTAFGGYAQLTLPLILALYWGRTTRVGMLAGVLTGQAAYLVHVFVPGLPATYLTWDFALWCMLLSLVVTVGVSLATTASPEENAEKFGVGAD from the coding sequence GTGGCTGAGTTGGGTACGTCGCTCGGTATCGTCGTCGGCTATCTCCTGATCACGCTGGCGGTCGGTCTCGTCGCGTACCGCCTCACCGACCGCTCGGCGGAGGACTACTATCTCGCCTCTCGGTCGGTCGGGACGGTCGTCCTCTTGTTCACGACGTTCGCAACGCTGCTGTCGGCGTTCACCTTCTTTGGCGGGCCCAACCTCGCGTTCTCCGCGGGTCCCGAGTGGATCCTCGTGATGGGGCTGATGGACGGCATCCTCTTCGCCCTGCTGTGGTACGTCATCGGCTACAAACAGTGGCTCGTCGGGAAGGCGAACGGCTACGTCACGCTCGGAGAGATGCTCGGCGACCGCTTCGGGTCGCCCGGCCTCCGGGGCGTCGTCGCAGGCGTCAGCCTCCTGTGGCTGTTCCCGTACGTGATGCTCCAGCAGATCGGTGCCGGGCAGGCGCTGGTCGGCCTCACCGACGGCGTCGTTCCGTACTGGGCGGGCGCGGCGATGATCACCGTGTTCATGGTCGCGTACGTCGTCCTCTCGGGACTTCGCGGCGTCGCGTGGACCGACACGCTCCAGGGCGTGTTTATGCTCGGTGTCGTCTGGCTTGCGGTCGGGTGGGTCGCCACCTCTGCCGGCGGCGTCTCCGCGTTGACCGCGGGGATGGCACAGTCGAACCCCGAGTTCGCGTCGCTGGGTGGCGGTCTCTACTCGCCGCAGTGGATGATCGCACAGGCGGTCGTCATCGCGTTCGGCGTCGCCGCGTTCCCGCAGGTGAACCAGCGCTTCTTCATGGCGAACCACGCCGAGACGCTCAAGCGCTCGTTCGCGCTGTGGCCCGTCCTCGTCCTCCTGCTGTTCGTCCCCGCGTTCCTGCTGGGGTCGTGGGCGGTCGGCCTCGGCATTTCGGTGCCCGATGGGAGCAACGTCCTGCCGATTCTGTTGAACGAGTACACGCCCGCGTGGTTCGCGGCGCTGGTCATCGCCGGTGCGCTGGCGGCGATGATGTCCTCCTCGGACTCGATGCTGCTGTCGGGGTCGTCGTACTTCACGCGCGATCTGTACCGACCGCTGGCGGGCTTCTTCGGCGACGACCCGACCGACGCGCGCGAGGGCTGGGTCGCCCGCATCGGCGTCGCCCTGTTCGCGTTCTCGACGTTCCTCGCGTCGCTCGTGGTCGGTGGGGGCGGCGGCCTCGACGCACTCGTGACGCTCGGCGATACGGCGTTCGGCGGCTACGCGCAGTTGACGCTCCCGCTCATCCTCGCGCTATACTGGGGCCGGACCACCCGTGTGGGGATGCTCGCGGGCGTCCTCACCGGACAAGCGGCGTACCTCGTCCACGTGTTCGTCCCGGGACTGCCGGCGACGTACCTGACGTGGGACTTCGCGCTGTGGTGTATGCTCCTCTCGCTGGTCGTCACCGTCGGCGTGTCGCTGGCGACGACTGCCTCGCCCGAAGAGAACGCCGAGAAGTTCGGCGTCGGCGCGGACTGA
- a CDS encoding HFX_2341 family transcriptional regulator domain-containing protein: MQTHVVPVGFDYDRLIAPLVRDQFAVDRVVLLEGAVGSEANVEYSRTLAKKLETDFQNLLGAETERVAVADVYDYDAAFEQAYDLINAELDADHEVWVNVSAMPRPVSFAFATAAHSVTLERQADRDRIHTYYTAPEKYLETELAEELRANRDLISALVGDDGDLDPDAVDADDLRDRLETATDLLAEFDERGTTIGAKEVDGRHIIELPVASFSNVKPFEEVILYKLGEDGEFESVSELAKSLAAELNEEYTDSFRSKVIYNVDRLGPGGKGYVEQESHGKSYRTRLSRIGELWVRAHADSEGERTT, translated from the coding sequence ATGCAAACGCACGTCGTTCCAGTCGGCTTCGACTACGACCGCCTCATCGCACCACTCGTCCGTGATCAGTTCGCCGTCGACCGCGTCGTCCTCTTGGAGGGTGCGGTCGGCAGCGAGGCCAACGTCGAGTACTCCCGGACGCTCGCGAAGAAACTAGAGACGGATTTCCAGAACCTCCTGGGCGCAGAGACCGAACGCGTCGCCGTCGCGGACGTGTACGACTACGACGCCGCCTTCGAGCAGGCGTACGACCTCATCAACGCCGAACTCGACGCCGACCACGAGGTGTGGGTGAACGTCTCGGCGATGCCCCGGCCCGTCTCGTTCGCGTTCGCCACCGCCGCCCACTCGGTGACGCTGGAGCGGCAGGCCGACCGCGACCGTATCCACACCTACTACACGGCCCCCGAGAAGTACCTGGAGACCGAACTCGCGGAGGAACTCCGCGCGAACCGCGACCTCATCTCGGCGCTCGTCGGCGACGACGGCGACCTCGACCCCGACGCGGTCGACGCCGACGACCTTCGCGACCGCCTCGAAACCGCGACCGATCTGCTCGCGGAGTTCGACGAACGCGGTACCACCATCGGCGCGAAGGAGGTGGACGGCCGCCACATCATCGAACTGCCGGTCGCCTCGTTCTCGAACGTCAAGCCGTTCGAGGAAGTCATCCTCTACAAACTCGGTGAGGATGGCGAGTTCGAGTCCGTCAGCGAACTCGCGAAGTCGCTGGCGGCGGAACTCAACGAGGAGTACACCGACTCGTTCCGCTCGAAGGTCATCTACAACGTCGACCGCCTCGGTCCCGGTGGCAAGGGGTACGTGGAGCAGGAGAGTCACGGGAAGTCCTACCGGACGCGGCTCTCACGCATCGGGGAGTTGTGGGTGCGCGCGCACGCAGACAGCGAGGGCGAGCGAACGACGTGA
- a CDS encoding glycosyl transferase family 2, translating into MEYVQERVATLHAFDEGAPEAPTDRAAVVVPMTEREYAGLAAERVLSELEALDPARVVVPLRAPAERVGAFREWLGGFDLPLETLWCDGPRIAELLADAGLDGERGKGRDVWLALGRALDEEFVVVHDADTKSYSRAYVRRLLFPLANGFEFSKGYYARVENDQLYGRLFRLFYSPLVRALRDANPGSEFLEYMAAFRYALAGEFAATSDVVALLPVQRTWGLEVGTLAAAYDTVGVDGAAQVDLGSYEHDHRAVSGPTGLSDMSQSVGAALLRAASDHGVAPDYDTLPDVYRDAADDYIEAYAADAAFNGLSYDRSGERRQVRTYAESIAPPGPDTRLPAWSETSLSPAAVAEAARADAADAATGDIDTDGGEPTA; encoded by the coding sequence ATGGAGTACGTTCAGGAGCGGGTCGCCACCCTCCACGCCTTCGACGAGGGTGCGCCAGAAGCTCCGACCGACCGCGCGGCCGTCGTCGTTCCGATGACCGAGCGCGAGTACGCCGGTCTCGCCGCCGAGCGTGTCCTCTCGGAGTTGGAGGCGCTCGACCCCGCCCGCGTCGTCGTCCCGTTGCGCGCCCCTGCAGAGCGAGTTGGCGCGTTCCGCGAGTGGCTCGGCGGCTTCGACCTCCCGCTGGAGACGCTGTGGTGTGACGGCCCGCGAATCGCGGAGTTGCTGGCCGACGCCGGCCTCGACGGCGAGCGTGGGAAGGGACGAGACGTGTGGCTCGCGCTCGGTCGGGCACTCGACGAGGAGTTCGTCGTCGTCCACGACGCGGACACCAAATCGTACTCGCGGGCGTACGTCCGACGGCTGTTGTTCCCGCTCGCGAACGGCTTCGAGTTCTCGAAGGGGTACTACGCCCGCGTCGAGAACGACCAACTGTACGGACGGCTGTTCCGACTGTTCTACTCACCGCTGGTGCGGGCACTCCGCGACGCCAACCCCGGATCGGAGTTCCTCGAGTACATGGCGGCGTTCCGGTACGCGCTCGCCGGCGAGTTCGCCGCCACCAGCGACGTCGTCGCCTTGCTCCCCGTCCAGCGAACGTGGGGACTCGAAGTGGGGACGCTCGCAGCGGCGTACGACACCGTCGGCGTCGACGGGGCGGCACAGGTCGACCTCGGGAGTTACGAACACGACCACCGCGCCGTCTCCGGGCCGACTGGCCTCTCGGACATGAGCCAGTCGGTCGGCGCGGCGCTGTTGCGCGCGGCGAGCGACCACGGCGTCGCCCCCGACTACGACACGCTCCCGGACGTCTACCGCGACGCGGCGGACGACTACATCGAGGCGTACGCCGCCGACGCCGCGTTCAACGGGCTCTCGTACGACCGGAGCGGCGAACGCCGCCAGGTGCGCACGTACGCCGAGTCTATCGCCCCACCAGGCCCTGACACACGGCTTCCCGCGTGGTCGGAGACGTCACTGTCGCCGGCGGCCGTTGCGGAGGCCGCGCGTGCGGACGCCGCCGACGCCGCGACCGGCGATATCGACACCGACGGCGGAGAGCCGACCGCTTGA
- a CDS encoding NAD(P)/FAD-dependent oxidoreductase has translation MSGAGSGMRVAVVGGGAVGVTAAHDLAVGGADVTLFERGEVASGASGRAAGVLYDAYAEDVDAELGARALDRFREFSGSDGFEFVECPYVMLARDGDDDLAEAVEGAAERMRVHGRPVETLTGAELGERFTSLAVDDVAVAAVASNAGWTDPASYVEMLAEKAREAGVEIQTNTEVSVSTTPPGVAVADEAPVTRRFEAVVVAAGAHTKRLLAGAGIPIPLKPYRVQALVSSRPFDGPMWYDASAGVYARPHPAGLLAGDGTVPAEADPDEWDRDADDWFVSDVSDTLRARAGYDPELDRAWAGLCTATPDGDPLLGEVADGVYVAVGWQGHGFMRAPATGEAIAKQVLGVEAGIEQFDPARFDGDEEFQISEGMAVDTDADREA, from the coding sequence ATGAGCGGAGCGGGATCCGGAATGCGGGTGGCCGTCGTCGGCGGCGGCGCGGTCGGCGTCACCGCCGCCCACGACCTCGCGGTCGGCGGCGCGGACGTGACGCTGTTCGAGCGAGGAGAGGTCGCGTCGGGCGCGTCCGGTCGCGCCGCGGGCGTCCTCTACGACGCCTACGCGGAGGACGTCGACGCCGAACTCGGTGCGCGGGCGCTCGACCGTTTCCGGGAGTTCTCCGGGTCGGACGGCTTCGAGTTCGTCGAGTGTCCGTACGTGATGCTCGCACGCGACGGCGACGACGACCTCGCGGAGGCGGTCGAGGGCGCAGCCGAACGGATGCGCGTCCACGGCCGCCCCGTCGAGACGCTCACGGGCGCAGAACTCGGCGAGCGATTCACGAGTCTCGCCGTCGATGACGTGGCGGTCGCGGCCGTCGCGTCGAACGCTGGCTGGACCGATCCGGCCTCTTACGTCGAGATGCTTGCGGAGAAGGCGAGGGAGGCGGGCGTCGAGATACAAACGAACACCGAGGTGTCGGTGTCGACGACGCCGCCTGGCGTCGCGGTCGCCGACGAAGCGCCCGTCACGCGGCGGTTCGAGGCGGTCGTCGTCGCCGCAGGCGCACACACGAAACGACTGCTGGCGGGCGCGGGGATACCGATCCCGCTGAAGCCGTATCGCGTCCAAGCGCTCGTGTCGAGCAGACCGTTCGACGGTCCGATGTGGTACGACGCCTCCGCCGGCGTGTACGCTCGCCCGCACCCCGCAGGCTTGCTCGCGGGCGACGGCACCGTCCCCGCCGAGGCCGACCCCGACGAGTGGGACCGTGACGCCGACGACTGGTTCGTCTCGGACGTGAGCGACACGCTCCGGGCGCGGGCGGGCTACGACCCCGAACTCGACCGTGCGTGGGCAGGGCTGTGCACCGCGACGCCCGACGGCGATCCGTTGCTCGGGGAGGTTGCCGACGGCGTCTACGTCGCCGTTGGCTGGCAAGGGCACGGGTTTATGCGCGCGCCGGCCACCGGCGAGGCAATCGCGAAGCAGGTGCTCGGTGTCGAAGCGGGTATCGAGCAGTTCGACCCGGCGCGGTTCGACGGCGACGAGGAGTTCCAGATTAGCGAGGGGATGGCCGTCGACACCGACGCGGACCGAGAGGCCTGA